A part of Legionella sainthelensi genomic DNA contains:
- a CDS encoding ATP-grasp domain-containing protein → MRILVTGGRAPATMDIMRSLISQGYEVYGAESMFYPLSRVVKGVKKHFVIPKPNDDLDSFLKALKEIVINYKIQMLIPTCEEIFHISQGHKELSKYTRVFCEPFERLNQLHDKYVFNEMARKFHLNAPESWLINEDKDKGSLPKGENLVLKPIFSRFGSRTIINPTQKAIADLPIKDPYVAQRFIKGKEYSTYAITHKGDVLIQSCYFSKYVVGRSTGIYFEPAEIKPITEFIKLFCKQFEFSGQIAFDFILADDKAYVLECNPRVTSGFHLLTDKIDWNAIFSGQRQCDIPNMQHMKPYMLGQGMILHGMKYFARNPRQFVKDYCQAHDILKNQAYPWIRLKSTLMMLNVLCRVIQVKKGFYPASTYDIDFNGIKNSIE, encoded by the coding sequence ATGAGGATTTTAGTTACTGGTGGAAGAGCCCCTGCAACAATGGATATCATGCGCAGCCTCATTAGTCAGGGATATGAAGTTTATGGTGCGGAAAGTATGTTCTATCCACTTTCACGCGTTGTAAAGGGGGTAAAAAAGCACTTTGTTATTCCAAAACCCAACGATGATCTGGATTCTTTCCTAAAAGCGCTTAAAGAAATAGTGATCAACTATAAAATTCAGATGCTTATCCCTACATGCGAAGAGATTTTTCATATCAGCCAAGGTCATAAGGAATTATCTAAGTACACTCGTGTTTTTTGTGAGCCTTTTGAGCGATTAAATCAATTACATGATAAGTATGTTTTTAATGAGATGGCAAGAAAGTTTCATTTGAATGCTCCTGAAAGTTGGTTAATCAATGAAGATAAGGATAAAGGGAGTCTTCCTAAGGGTGAAAATCTGGTTTTAAAACCTATCTTTTCTCGATTTGGCTCACGAACTATTATTAATCCAACCCAGAAAGCCATTGCTGATTTACCAATCAAGGATCCGTACGTTGCACAACGATTTATAAAGGGAAAGGAATACAGTACGTATGCAATTACACATAAAGGTGATGTATTAATTCAATCGTGCTATTTCTCTAAATATGTTGTGGGACGTTCAACGGGGATTTACTTTGAGCCTGCCGAGATTAAACCGATTACAGAGTTTATCAAGTTATTTTGCAAGCAGTTTGAATTCAGTGGGCAAATTGCTTTTGATTTTATTTTAGCGGATGACAAAGCCTATGTTCTTGAGTGTAATCCAAGAGTTACAAGCGGTTTTCATTTGCTTACTGATAAAATTGATTGGAACGCTATTTTTAGTGGACAACGACAATGTGATATTCCCAACATGCAGCATATGAAACCTTATATGCTTGGCCAAGGAATGATTCTTCATGGTATGAAGTATTTTGCAAGAAATCCACGGCAATTTGTTAAAGATTATTGCCAAGCTCATGACATTTTAAAAAATCAAGCATATCCCTGGATTAGATTAAAGAGTACTCTAATGATGCTTAATGTTCTCTGTAGGGTGATCCAAGTTAAAAAAGGTTTTTATCCTGCTTCAACCTATGATATTGATTTTAATGGAATTAAAAACTCTATAGAATGA
- a CDS encoding IS3 family transposase (programmed frameshift) gives MKKRYTEEQIIKAIKSHEAGIKVEEICRDYGISSGTFYNWRSKYAGLEVNEAKRLRELESENVNLKKLLADKLLELEAMKDVLFKKVVKPAARKSIIEHLICFFKLSERVACKLAGLSRTAFRYQCKPRTDEKARTRLKVLAAQYPAYGYLILHGLLKAEGLVQNKKHTYRLYTEEGLQVRTKKRKKLTRPRQPMEVPSAPNQRWSMDFVSDQLSNGRRFRILNVVDDYSREMVGQLISTSISGKQVARFLDQLIEQRNKPIKVICDNGTEFTSKAMFFWSKETNVTLGFIQPGKPTQNAFVESLNGKFRNECLNQHWFRTMEEARFEIEQWRKHYNNVRPHSSLNYMPPVEYARKVA, from the exons GTGAAAAAGCGTTACACAGAAGAACAAATTATAAAAGCAATCAAATCGCATGAAGCAGGTATAAAGGTCGAAGAGATATGTCGAGACTATGGAATTTCGTCAGGCACATTTTACAATTGGCGAAGTAAGTATGCTGGCCTTGAAGTGAATGAGGCCAAGCGTCTTCGTGAGCTTGAATCAGAGAATGTTAATCTTAAAAAACTGTTGGCAGATAAGCTCCTGGAGCTAGAGGCAATGAAGGATGTATTAT TCAAAAAAGTGGTGAAGCCAGCAGCAAGAAAGTCGATCATCGAGCACCTAATATGTTTCTTTAAGTTGAGTGAGCGAGTAGCTTGCAAGCTGGCAGGATTAAGCCGCACAGCATTTCGTTATCAATGTAAACCACGTACGGATGAGAAGGCCAGAACACGACTCAAGGTTTTAGCCGCACAATATCCGGCCTATGGTTATTTAATTCTTCATGGACTACTTAAAGCTGAAGGCTTGGTTCAGAATAAGAAGCATACTTATCGATTATACACTGAGGAGGGACTTCAAGTTCGAACAAAGAAAAGGAAAAAACTGACTCGTCCTCGCCAACCAATGGAAGTTCCTTCTGCACCAAACCAGCGTTGGTCGATGGATTTTGTATCGGATCAACTTAGCAATGGGAGACGATTTCGAATATTGAATGTAGTGGATGATTATTCTCGTGAAATGGTTGGCCAGCTAATATCTACCTCAATCAGTGGCAAACAAGTGGCTCGCTTTTTAGACCAACTTATTGAGCAAAGAAATAAGCCTATTAAAGTGATTTGTGATAATGGTACAGAATTTACTAGTAAAGCGATGTTTTTCTGGAGCAAAGAAACGAATGTCACTTTAGGGTTTATTCAACCAGGAAAACCAACTCAAAATGCGTTTGTTGAGAGCTTAAACGGGAAATTCAGAAATGAATGCCTTAATCAGCACTGGTTTCGAACAATGGAGGAAGCACGATTTGAGATTGAACAATGGCGTAAACACTACAATAATGTTCGACCTCATAGCTCTCTAAATTATATGCCTCCTGTTGAATACGCAAGAAAGGTGGCATAG
- a CDS encoding non-ribosomal peptide synthetase has protein sequence MYQSGDLAKHREDGLLVYLGRKDQQTKVRGHRIELATIENKLSEIDGVLQVIVLNTKIDNALGEAHDVLVAYIVSNKQYESKELRSLLSKVLPYYMMPNHFIFLDELPMTINGKVDQKRLTKPETITHSVLSDTDDLLIRIRQLFARALSLPLEDIDIHATFDEMGGDSLQIAYVLNEIMTKMIAPKHLAAFSNSFEPLLAYATPQHFYEQLVNFQD, from the coding sequence ATGTATCAAAGTGGTGATTTAGCAAAACATCGAGAGGATGGCCTGCTTGTATATCTTGGCAGAAAAGATCAGCAAACTAAAGTTCGTGGGCATCGTATCGAACTAGCGACAATAGAAAATAAATTATCAGAGATTGATGGAGTTTTGCAAGTTATAGTACTTAATACCAAGATAGATAATGCTCTAGGTGAAGCTCATGATGTTTTAGTTGCTTATATTGTTTCTAATAAACAATATGAAAGTAAAGAGTTACGTAGTCTTTTATCCAAGGTCCTTCCCTATTATATGATGCCCAATCACTTTATATTTCTAGATGAGCTTCCTATGACCATTAATGGCAAAGTTGATCAGAAACGGTTAACGAAACCTGAAACGATTACTCATAGTGTACTAAGTGATACTGATGATTTGTTAATTCGTATTCGTCAATTATTTGCACGTGCATTGTCATTACCACTTGAAGATATTGACATACATGCTACTTTTGACGAAATGGGAGGAGACTCCCTACAAATAGCCTATGTTCTCAATGAAATAATGACAAAAATGATTGCACCAAAGCATCTTGCTGCATTTAGTAATAGTTTCGAACCTCTCTTAGCCTATGCAACACCACAACATTTTTATGAACAATTAGTTAATTTTCAAGATTAG